The DNA sequence AAGTGAGCTATCCTCTTGTAGAGGAAGACCTCCTCGACGTACCTCTCCACCTCCTCGTGCGTGGGAAGGTACCTATTCAAGCCGAGCCTCTGCCTTATGTAGTCAGCCATTATGACGCTCATAGCTCCCTCAGTCCCTCCAGCAGTCCTTATAGGTCCGTTGTAGTGAACTGAGAGGTAGCTGTTACCCCCTGATCCCCTCACCTCTACCTTGCTTATCCCCTCTATGGGTGCTGAGACGGTGGCGTCCGTTATTATGGCCATCCCCACCCTTAGGGCTAGCTCGGCCCTCTCCCTCTCGCTTAGTCTGACTTCTACCTTGCTCTCCTCACCCTTCCTCGGTACTACCTCGCTTATCACCATGAAAGCGGTCTCCACCTTACTGCCAGTTGCCTCGAGCCAGTACCTCACCCTCTCGCCTATCGACTTGCTCCCGAAGAGGGCTGTTATCCTCTCATGGAGCTCGTTCGCTATTCCTATCTCAACGTCCTCCTTAGGATCTAAGCCGAGCGATCTAGCAGCTCTGGCTACTGAGAGCGCTTCCTCTAGCCCCCTCCTCAGGGATTCGAAGTAATCCCTCATCGAGCGCTCGGGGCCGGAGGGGGTATAAATCAGCACCCCCCTCCATCACCTCCGCTTTTATACTGAGCTCTCGTTAACGCGTGTGGTAGCATGGGGAGGAGGAAGAGGAGGACGATAACCCGAGTCAGGAGGAGAAAGAAGTCGGCCTTCCTCAGGTGTCCCTCCTGTCAACACAACTCGATAACCGTGGAGATAAGCAAGAAGGACGCTAAGGCCGTGATAAAATGCTTCAACTGCGGTCTAGTCAGGGAGATGGAGCTCAAGCCCGGTGAGGGGAAGGTCGATGTCTACACAAGGTTCTTCGATGCTTTCGTTGAGAGTCAGCCGTGAACAGGAGATTCCCTGAGGAACTTAGGCTCATTAACTACCTTCGTTCTCTCATAAGCATCCCTCAGGGCTTCCACGTTTATGTCAGCCGCCCTCCTCAGTATGTTCCTCACGGACCTCTCGGCGCTCTCGAGTGAGAAGAGCCCTGTTCCCTTAACCAGGGCCCCCACCATCGCTGAGTTCGGCACCGGGAGCCCCGCTACCTTGAGCCCGAGCTCCATGCTTATGGCCGTAGCGTCCACGAAAGCCAGCTTGCTCACCCTAGCTGGTAGCTCGCTTATATCGTG is a window from the Candidatus Korarchaeum sp. genome containing:
- a CDS encoding 2-oxoacid:acceptor oxidoreductase family protein produces the protein MVEIRWHGRGGQGAVLASRIAAGAAFLEGKWSQAFPFFGAERRGAPVTAFTRIGSSPIRLRSQIYEPDVLVLMDPMFLRMESAWRGVKPSTVVVVNASHDISELPARVSKLAFVDATAISMELGLKVAGLPVPNSAMVGALVKGTGLFSLESAERSVRNILRRAADINVEALRDAYERTKVVNEPKFLRESPVHG
- a CDS encoding transcription elongation factor 1 family protein, coding for MGRRKRRTITRVRRRKKSAFLRCPSCQHNSITVEISKKDAKAVIKCFNCGLVREMELKPGEGKVDVYTRFFDAFVESQP